TGCACGATTGCGGGGCAGTACGGCATTCAGCCCCTGATGGCTGAACTCAAGGCCAGTGCATGGCCGCGGGAAGTCATGAACAGCATGATGCGCGACCGGTTCTCGACCTGGCATGGCGTCTCCAGCGTGCTCTACCTGTTGCAGAGTCTGCTGGGGTATCGCGCTGGTACTGGGTTTGCGGCGTACCCTGCGCTGATGCGCAGGGTCGCGTAGCGCATCAGCGTCCGCGGCCTGAGCCGGGCGTGCCTGCATTGCGCCCACGGGCCGGGGAGGTGCGCGACGCAGTGCGACGCTTCTCGGCTGAGGCTTTGGCCAGCGCTGCACGGCGTGCGGCAGCAGCGAAGGCTGCAGCGGATTTTGCCGTGGCAGCACCGCCGGCGCGTTTCGCGGCTGCGGGCTGTGCAACCTTCTTTTCTTCTTCCCGGCGCGGGCGCCAGACGATCAGAATGTTACCGATGTGCTGGACGGCGGCAGCATCAAGACTGGCGCACAATTCGCCCATCAGCGCGTCACGCTGCTCTCGTTCAGCCCCCTGCACACGAACCTTGATCAGTTCATGGGCCTGGAGCGAACGGTCGATTTCGGCAACGACAGTGGGGGTCAGGCCGTTACCGGCGACGGTGACGACAGGACTCAGGTGGTGCGCACGGGCGCGAAAGTCGCGACGCTGTGCAGGTGTAAGCTCGATCATTGACATTTATTACCTCTGTAGGCCCCGGATTTTACTCTGATGAAGCGAAACAAGACCAGCAAAGCGTGGTTGCACGAGCACCTGAACGATCCCTATGTGTTGCGCGCAAACGCCGAAGGCTATCGCGCTCGCGCCGCGTACAAGCTGATGGAGATCGACGACCGTGACCGCCTGCTCAAGCGTGGCAACGTCGTGGTCGATCTCGGCGTGGCTCCCGGGTCCTGGAGTCAGATCGCGGTGCAGCGCTGCGGGCCTACCGGTCGCGTGTTTGCACTCGACATCCTGCCAATTGAACATATTCACGGTGTGGACTTCCTGCAAGGCGATTTCACCGAGGACAGCGTGTTGGCAGAGCTTGAAAAACGCCTTGACGGTGCCCATGTAGACATCGTTCTGTCCGATATGGCGCCGAACCTTTCAGGTGTGGCAACGGTCGACCAGGCGCGTTCGATCATGTTGTGCGAATTGGCGCTCGAATTCGCGGTCAATCACCTCAACACCCATGGC
This genomic interval from Parazoarcus communis contains the following:
- the yhbY gene encoding ribosome assembly RNA-binding protein YhbY, with product MIELTPAQRRDFRARAHHLSPVVTVAGNGLTPTVVAEIDRSLQAHELIKVRVQGAEREQRDALMGELCASLDAAAVQHIGNILIVWRPRREEEKKVAQPAAAKRAGGAATAKSAAAFAAAARRAALAKASAEKRRTASRTSPARGRNAGTPGSGRGR
- a CDS encoding RlmE family RNA methyltransferase, producing the protein MKRNKTSKAWLHEHLNDPYVLRANAEGYRARAAYKLMEIDDRDRLLKRGNVVVDLGVAPGSWSQIAVQRCGPTGRVFALDILPIEHIHGVDFLQGDFTEDSVLAELEKRLDGAHVDIVLSDMAPNLSGVATVDQARSIMLCELALEFAVNHLNTHGHFLVKVFQGEGFMEFRKEMERQFASVQVRKPKASRDRSAEVYLLGSKLRS